A genomic region of Alligator mississippiensis isolate rAllMis1 chromosome 4, rAllMis1, whole genome shotgun sequence contains the following coding sequences:
- the LOC132250310 gene encoding syncytin-A-like produces the protein MALISLYITLGYLSITQGGWEKNLYLQISHAVAQAGNKSDCWICSHSPAHLHQGIPMIGVPISLQQWGTINGGFVRHYSLAAHRSAPKEWRAAPANWIISPRVEAPFCYRSNNTGAYNKATPVGHYPHCLTTLDYSPSSTSGILLGNVPSLNCTGFMVYNFSKEPHVALIANRSEFYIHSNFTSCNISRSSRITAERGPSYTMHINRKCRIGHNNCRDLSTLSAPGLYWLCGNRAHKILPWNWVGACTLGRVIPGFEMHSAIYLEQVKNFNHHMKRAVNPLATRNTGFHRFVRTFIPWLGVRELELAIINISATMEAMGNATADAIQALQKEISQISQVTIQHRIALDYLLVSQGGVCALVNSTCCVYVNQDMRIETDIRKIRNQLRVLHQVASENTDWGLEEMWSWLTSWLPDFGALGKKILYGILFVLIVLIMFYVLMQLILCCVKASRGSFSKARKPTAESRIMVLQKCEQIERKHERLHDEIEGLMRMEI, from the coding sequence atggcactgatatccttatatatcacacttgggtatctcagtatcacccaaggggggtgggagaaaaatttgtatttgcagatctcccatgcggtggctcaagctggaaataaaagtgactgctggatatgctctcacagcccagcacacctacaccaaggaatcccaatgatcggagtaccaatatccctccagcaatggggaacaataaacggcggcttcgttagacactactcgttagctgcccatcgatccgctcctaaagaatggagggccgcccctgctaactggataatctccccaagagtagaggcgcctttctgttacagatccaacaacaccggagcttataataaagccacacctgtaggacactaccctcattgcctaactactctagattatagccctagtagcaccagtggaatcctgttgggtaacgtaccctctctcaattgtacaggattcatggtctacaacttttctaaggaacctcatgttgctctcattgcaaacagatcagaattttacattcactccaattttacttcttgtaatatatctcggtccagcagaataacagctgaacgtggaccgtcctatacgatgcatatcaatcgaaagtgccggatagggcacaacaactgccgagatttgagtaccctttctgccccaggcctttactggctctgcggaaacagggctcataaaatcttgccctggaattgggtgggggcatgcactcttggacgtgttatccctggtttcgaaatgcatagtgcaatatatctggaacaagtaaaaaatttcaaccatcacatgaaaagggcggttaaccccttagctaccagaaacacagggttccatcgatttgtgagaaccttcataccgtggcttggagtaagagaattggaactagccataattaacatttcagccacaatggaagctatgggaaatgccactgcggatgcaattcaggctctgcaaaaagagatctcccagatctcacaagtaactatacaacaccgcatagccctagattacctattggtatcccagggaggagtatgtgccttagtaaactccacctgttgtgtctatgtcaatcaggacatgcgaatcgaaactgacattcgcaaaatccgaaatcagttaagggtcctacatcaagtggcctcagaaaatactgactggggtctagaagaaatgtggtcttggctaacctcctggctcccagatttcggggcccttggcaagaaaatcctgtatggaatattgtttgtcttgatagttctgataatgttctatgtcttaatgcaactgatcctctgctgcgtgaaagccagcaggggaagctttagcaaggcaagaaaacccacagcagagtctagaataatggtgttacaaaagtgtgagcagattgaaagaaaacatgaaaggctgcatgatgaaatagaggggctcatgagaatggaaatttaa